The following coding sequences are from one Syngnathus acus chromosome 14, fSynAcu1.2, whole genome shotgun sequence window:
- the LOC119133761 gene encoding 14-3-3 protein epsilon, translating to MADRVDAVYQAKLAEQAERYDEMVESMKQVASLDTELTVEERNLLSVAYKNVIGARRASWRIISSLEQKEESKASEEKLNMYRDYRKLVEKELKSICKDILEVLDQHLIPASTSGESKVFYYKMKGDYHRYLAEFASGNDRKEAAENSLVAYKAASDIALNELAPTHPIRLGLALNFSVFYYEILNSPDRACRLAKEAFDSAIAELDTLSEESYKDSTLIMQLLRDNLTLWTSDLQGDGDEQNTEAPPEAEEEAQ from the exons AAATGGTGGAGTCGATGAAGCAAGTGGCGAGCTTGGACACGGAGCTGACGGTTGAGGAGCGGAACCTCCTGTCGGTGGCCTACAAGAACGTGATCGGCGCGCGGAGAGCCTCGTGGCGGATAATCAGCAGCCTCGAGCAGAAGGAGGAGAGCAAAGCCAGCGAGGAGAAGCTGAATATGTACAGGGACTACCGCAAGCTG GTTGAGAAAGAGCTCAAGTCAATCTGCAAAGACATCCTGGAAGTTCTGGACCAGCATCTCATCCCGGCGTCCACCTCAGGAGAGTCCAAGGTTTTCTATTACAAAAT GAAGGGAGACTACCACAGGTACCTGGCGGAGTTCGCCAGTGGCAACGACAGGAAGGAGGCGGCCGAGAACAGCCTGGTGGCCTACAAAGCCGCCAGTGACATCGCCCTCAACGAGCTGGCGCCCACGCACCCCATCCGCCTCGGACTGGCCCTCAACTTCTCCGTTTTCTACTACGAAATCCTCAACTCGCCGGACCGCGCCTGCAG GTTGGCAAAGGAGGCGTTTGACAGCGCCATCGCCGAACTGGACACTCTGAGCGAGGAGAGCTACAAGGACTCCACGCTCATCATGCAGCTGCTACGTGACAACTTGACACTTTGGACCTCAGACTTGCAGGGAGATG GTGACGAACAGAACACAGAAGCACCGCCAGAAGCGGAGGAAGAGGCCCAGTGA